One genomic window of Cupriavidus malaysiensis includes the following:
- a CDS encoding MerR family transcriptional regulator — MALFKRSSPQPPASPAAAQDGKAGGPPAAEYTIDELARAAGTTVRNVRSYQDRGLIDPPERRGRVGIYTQAHLGRLKLINHLLARGYTLANIMELLKAIVEGHDLRSILGLESAIASPWSNETPRHYSPLALARLFGRSVSRPAQAKAIALGLLEPDGLGYLARSPRVLQAGAEIARAGFPLEEVLGIIEHARSHFEAVSDRLVAMVVGELDRFGEGKLPPPQDVPRLVDILWRIRPLAMAAVEAEMMRALEQSANKYLGDRVAAIIEHLHDGDGEGGGSSGGGGTPAA, encoded by the coding sequence ATGGCCCTCTTCAAGCGCAGCTCCCCGCAACCGCCCGCCAGCCCGGCCGCCGCGCAAGACGGCAAGGCCGGCGGCCCGCCGGCAGCCGAGTACACCATCGACGAACTGGCGCGCGCCGCCGGCACCACCGTGCGCAATGTGCGTTCCTACCAGGACCGCGGCCTGATCGACCCGCCCGAACGGCGCGGCCGCGTCGGCATCTACACCCAGGCCCACCTGGGCCGGCTCAAGCTGATCAACCATCTGCTGGCACGCGGCTACACGCTGGCCAACATCATGGAGCTGCTCAAGGCCATCGTCGAAGGCCACGACCTGCGCTCCATCCTCGGCCTCGAATCGGCCATCGCCAGTCCCTGGTCCAACGAAACGCCACGGCACTACTCGCCCCTGGCGCTGGCGCGGCTGTTCGGCCGCTCGGTCTCGCGCCCGGCGCAGGCCAAGGCCATCGCCCTCGGCCTGCTCGAACCCGACGGCCTCGGCTACCTCGCGCGCAGCCCGCGCGTGCTGCAGGCCGGCGCCGAGATCGCGCGCGCGGGCTTCCCGCTGGAAGAAGTGCTGGGCATCATCGAACACGCACGCAGCCACTTCGAAGCGGTATCGGACCGCCTCGTCGCCATGGTGGTAGGCGAACTCGACCGCTTCGGCGAAGGCAAGCTGCCGCCGCCGCAGGATGTGCCGCGGCTGGTCGACATCCTATGGCGCATCCGGCCGCTGGCGATGGCAGCGGTGGAGGCGGAGATGATGCGGGCGCTGGAGCAGTCGGCCAATAAGTACCTGGGGGATCGGGTGGCGGCGATTATTGAGCATTTGCATGATGGGGATGGGGAGGGTGGCGGTTCGAGCGGTGGTGGTGGTACGCCTGCGGCGTAG
- a CDS encoding methyltransferase family protein, with product MHTTPRLALFNAAGTLAYLGLAVLGAGGLAAFLSHPAVVGAAAFLLALAVTALFSEGNVSAGEREDRANRWVLPVFGVLGLLSAWLPAWCDHHERWVFGGDGVRWLGLALFVAGGVLRLWPVFVLGRRFSGLVAIQPGHTLVTEGLYGTIRNPSYLGLLVNALGWALVFRSLAGVALALLMVPPLVARMHAEEALLGTHFGDEYAVYRARTWRLIPWVY from the coding sequence CTGCACACCACCCCCAGGCTCGCCCTGTTCAACGCGGCCGGCACGCTGGCCTATCTCGGCCTGGCCGTGCTGGGCGCCGGCGGACTCGCGGCCTTCCTGTCGCATCCCGCGGTGGTGGGCGCGGCGGCCTTCCTGCTGGCGCTCGCCGTCACCGCGCTGTTCAGCGAGGGCAATGTCAGCGCGGGCGAGCGCGAGGACCGCGCCAACCGCTGGGTGCTGCCGGTGTTCGGCGTGCTCGGCCTGCTGTCCGCCTGGCTGCCTGCCTGGTGCGACCACCACGAGCGCTGGGTCTTCGGCGGCGACGGCGTGCGCTGGCTCGGCCTGGCGCTGTTCGTCGCCGGCGGTGTGCTGCGCTTGTGGCCGGTGTTCGTGCTGGGCCGGCGCTTCAGCGGGCTGGTGGCGATCCAGCCCGGCCACACGCTGGTGACCGAGGGCCTCTACGGCACCATCCGCAATCCCAGCTATCTCGGCCTGCTGGTCAATGCGCTGGGCTGGGCGCTGGTGTTCCGCTCGCTGGCCGGCGTGGCGCTGGCGCTGCTGATGGTGCCGCCGCTGGTGGCGCGCATGCATGCGGAGGAAGCCCTGCTGGGCACGCACTTCGGCGACGAATACGCCGTCTACCGGGCGCGCACCTGGCGCCTGATTCCCTGGGTGTACTGA
- a CDS encoding Sbal_3080 family lipoprotein, with amino-acid sequence MQKALLAAGLGLILAGCSTYQAVTPVEGLARIDPIAAMQQPAADNTLICVISGSSARNAYLPEFRDALKARGFDVRMLSPGAPLESCQMTAVYLASGQNYWTNFLDSADITIYRDGLRAGKAIYNANRSAGGTNLSNLVPPGSKIDDLVGQLFPDSPRVQQNPAGASAAAAQPS; translated from the coding sequence ATGCAAAAAGCACTGCTTGCCGCCGGCCTCGGCCTGATCCTCGCCGGCTGCTCGACCTACCAGGCCGTCACCCCGGTGGAAGGCCTGGCACGCATCGATCCCATCGCGGCGATGCAGCAGCCGGCCGCCGACAATACCCTGATCTGCGTCATCAGCGGCTCGTCGGCCCGCAATGCCTACCTGCCCGAGTTCCGCGACGCGCTGAAGGCGCGCGGCTTCGACGTGCGCATGCTGTCGCCTGGCGCACCGCTGGAATCCTGCCAGATGACGGCGGTCTACCTGGCCAGCGGCCAGAACTACTGGACCAACTTCCTCGACTCGGCCGACATCACGATCTACCGCGACGGCCTGCGGGCGGGCAAGGCCATCTACAACGCCAATCGCAGCGCGGGCGGCACCAACCTCAGCAACCTGGTGCCGCCGGGGTCCAAGATCGACGACCTGGTCGGCCAGCTGTTTCCCGACTCGCCGCGCGTGCAGCAGAACCCGGCCGGCGCCTCGGCCGCGGCCGCGCAGCCGTCCTGA
- a CDS encoding LysR substrate-binding domain-containing protein, translating into MEAWEHFDADEVGRRLGGRLKMRHLKLLLAIERHGSLTRAAEAMASSQPAVTNALAELESMFGAPLFARGARGMSPTELGRVVLDRARAMTQDLDHLVRDMQAVVAGHAAHLHIGVIPFVSGQMLSAAIRRTRPEGGRRLTVTLHEGTSDQLLPMLRDHVLDIVVARASSAVPRDEASFEVLYHQQPRLIANRRLAARLARTALDWGRLAELDWILGAPNTPMREQVADLFLGAGVAPPTPIVESYSSKLIAEMIAASETAVTIVPADIAEELVRIAGVAIVPYSFGWTLPPVAMFVRADRPGRPVDLLFAESLRQVCREGPLRVAAPPLTPTPAGGPL; encoded by the coding sequence ATGGAAGCTTGGGAGCATTTCGATGCGGATGAGGTGGGCAGGCGCCTGGGCGGGCGCCTCAAGATGCGCCATCTCAAGCTGCTGCTGGCCATCGAGCGGCACGGCTCGCTGACGCGCGCGGCCGAGGCCATGGCCAGCAGCCAGCCGGCGGTGACCAATGCCCTGGCCGAGCTGGAGTCCATGTTCGGCGCGCCGCTGTTCGCGCGTGGCGCGCGCGGCATGTCGCCCACCGAGCTGGGCCGCGTGGTGCTGGACCGGGCCCGCGCCATGACGCAGGACCTGGACCACCTGGTGCGCGACATGCAGGCGGTGGTGGCCGGCCATGCCGCCCACCTGCACATCGGCGTGATTCCCTTCGTCTCCGGGCAGATGCTGTCGGCCGCCATCCGCCGCACCCGCCCCGAGGGCGGGCGCCGCCTCACCGTGACCCTGCACGAAGGCACCAGCGACCAGCTGCTGCCCATGCTGCGCGACCACGTGCTCGACATCGTGGTGGCGCGCGCGTCCTCGGCGGTGCCGCGCGACGAGGCCAGTTTCGAAGTGCTGTACCACCAGCAGCCGCGCCTGATCGCCAACCGGCGGCTGGCGGCGCGGCTGGCGCGCACGGCGCTGGACTGGGGCAGGCTGGCCGAGCTGGACTGGATCCTGGGCGCGCCCAATACCCCCATGCGCGAGCAGGTCGCCGACCTGTTCCTCGGCGCCGGCGTGGCGCCGCCCACGCCCATCGTCGAGAGCTACTCGTCCAAGCTGATCGCCGAGATGATCGCCGCCAGCGAGACGGCGGTGACCATCGTGCCGGCCGATATCGCCGAGGAACTGGTGCGCATCGCCGGCGTCGCCATCGTGCCCTACTCCTTCGGCTGGACCCTGCCGCCGGTGGCCATGTTCGTGCGCGCCGACCGGCCCGGGCGCCCGGTCGACCTGCTGTTCGCCGAGTCGCTGCGGCAGGTGTGCCGCGAGGGGCCGCTGCGCGTGGCGGCGCCGCCACTGACGCCGACGCCGGCGGGCGGCCCGCTATGA
- a CDS encoding tripartite tricarboxylate transporter substrate binding protein, with translation MLAQKLGARIGQPVVIDNRPGSGGIIGTQVFLHAPADGYTLLAGNVGPQAINYSAYQRLAYRPSDLLPITDVIAFPNVLVVNAQSPVRSVAELVAQLKQQPGRLSFGSAGIGQTSHLAGELLKMRTGTDPIHVPYKGSTPATTALLAGETTFQFDNLTQALPHIRAGKLRALAVTAAQRVPALPEVPTMAQAGFDDFLSTAWVGIFVAANTPPAIVSQWKTLLTGTMQDPDLQAQIRKLGGLPGGQSPENFAAFVAAERERWAAVIRNAHLSLD, from the coding sequence ATGCTGGCGCAGAAGCTCGGCGCGCGCATCGGCCAACCCGTCGTCATCGACAACCGTCCCGGCAGCGGCGGCATCATCGGCACGCAGGTCTTCCTGCACGCTCCGGCCGACGGCTATACGCTGCTGGCCGGCAATGTCGGTCCGCAGGCCATCAACTACAGCGCCTACCAACGCCTCGCCTACCGTCCGTCCGACCTGCTGCCGATCACCGACGTGATCGCCTTTCCCAATGTGCTGGTGGTCAATGCGCAATCGCCCGTGCGCAGCGTCGCCGAGCTGGTCGCGCAGCTGAAGCAGCAGCCCGGGCGGCTCTCCTTCGGCTCGGCCGGCATCGGCCAGACCAGCCACCTGGCGGGCGAGCTGCTCAAGATGCGCACGGGCACCGATCCCATCCACGTGCCCTACAAGGGTTCGACGCCGGCCACCACGGCCTTGCTGGCAGGAGAGACCACCTTCCAGTTCGACAACCTGACGCAGGCGCTGCCGCATATCCGCGCCGGCAAGCTGCGCGCGCTGGCCGTCACGGCCGCGCAGCGCGTGCCCGCCTTGCCTGAGGTACCCACCATGGCGCAGGCCGGCTTCGACGATTTCCTGTCGACTGCCTGGGTCGGGATCTTCGTCGCCGCCAATACGCCGCCGGCCATCGTCTCGCAATGGAAGACGCTGCTGACCGGGACGATGCAGGATCCCGATCTGCAGGCACAGATCCGCAAGCTGGGGGGACTTCCCGGCGGCCAGTCGCCCGAGAACTTCGCCGCCTTCGTTGCCGCCGAGCGCGAACGCTGGGCCGCGGTCATCCGCAATGCGCACCTGAGCCTGGATTGA
- a CDS encoding LysR family transcriptional regulator has protein sequence MHIHWLEDFVCLAQAGSLARAAELRNVTPPAFGRRIQALEVWAGAPLIDRGAFPVRLTAEGRQFLEAAQEALATLEQARVALRASHHADAATLTIATGKTLARSLVPGWLAGLRQVLRQDPEAAGFRTRLSTFPMHDALAMFVEGDADFLLCYSPPDLPVTLDDARYRFHAVGVERLVCVSAADAGGGPLFRLQARGKGAAVPMIAYAETLTLGRIVNQEIARRKLAPRLEVIAVSDFAESVHEMVRQRMGLAWLPARLIADDLHAGRLVRAGAEAGGEADLALDIRLYRPRAPMRPLAEAFWRAASAA, from the coding sequence ATGCACATCCATTGGCTCGAAGACTTCGTCTGCCTCGCCCAGGCCGGCAGCCTCGCGCGCGCCGCCGAGCTGCGCAACGTCACGCCGCCGGCCTTCGGCCGCCGCATCCAGGCGCTGGAGGTGTGGGCGGGCGCGCCGTTGATCGACCGCGGCGCCTTCCCGGTGCGGCTCACCGCCGAGGGGCGGCAGTTCCTCGAAGCGGCGCAGGAGGCCCTGGCCACGCTGGAGCAGGCGCGCGTGGCGCTGCGCGCCAGCCACCATGCCGATGCCGCCACGCTGACCATCGCCACCGGCAAGACGCTGGCGCGTTCGCTGGTGCCGGGCTGGCTGGCGGGCTTGCGCCAGGTCCTGCGCCAGGACCCGGAGGCGGCCGGGTTCCGCACGCGGCTGTCGACGTTCCCGATGCATGACGCGCTGGCCATGTTCGTCGAGGGCGATGCCGACTTCCTGCTGTGCTACAGCCCGCCCGACCTGCCCGTGACGCTGGACGATGCGCGCTACCGCTTCCACGCGGTCGGCGTCGAGCGGCTGGTGTGCGTGAGCGCGGCGGATGCCGGCGGCGGGCCCTTGTTCCGGCTGCAGGCGCGCGGCAAGGGCGCGGCGGTGCCGATGATCGCCTATGCCGAGACGTTGACGCTGGGCCGCATCGTCAACCAGGAGATCGCGCGGCGCAAGCTGGCGCCGCGCCTGGAGGTGATCGCCGTCAGCGATTTCGCCGAATCGGTGCACGAGATGGTGCGCCAGCGCATGGGCCTGGCCTGGCTGCCCGCCCGCCTGATCGCCGACGACCTGCACGCGGGCCGGCTGGTGCGCGCGGGTGCCGAGGCCGGCGGCGAGGCCGACCTGGCGCTCGACATCCGCCTCTACCGTCCGCGCGCGCCGATGCGCCCGCTTGCCGAGGCTTTCTGGCGCGCCGCCTCGGCCGCCTGA
- a CDS encoding OB-fold putative lipoprotein yields MLNRTQQRLILAVGAAVLAMLWFAGNGKDQGTTDPLNDEAASEQTPASQPRGVPRNGVLDPVSIDPARPADRLPEYQADTILNDYRDNGGAADDRYRGSYFIVEGVASGVRRDENDAVYLEIRSSDPNQVVRARLRERQICGPGTRSCVVEQRASMVRRGQKVAVECNGAGLVDAAPLLVDCLVRGGAN; encoded by the coding sequence ATGTTGAATCGTACGCAGCAGCGCCTCATTCTCGCCGTCGGCGCGGCGGTGCTGGCCATGTTGTGGTTTGCCGGCAACGGCAAGGACCAGGGCACCACCGACCCGCTCAATGACGAAGCGGCGAGCGAGCAGACCCCGGCCAGCCAGCCGCGCGGCGTGCCGCGCAACGGCGTGCTGGATCCGGTCAGCATCGACCCGGCGCGGCCCGCCGACCGCTTGCCGGAGTACCAGGCCGACACCATCCTGAACGACTACCGCGACAATGGCGGCGCGGCCGACGACCGCTACCGCGGCAGCTACTTCATCGTCGAGGGAGTCGCCAGCGGCGTGCGGCGCGACGAGAACGACGCCGTCTACCTGGAGATCCGCAGCAGCGATCCCAACCAGGTGGTGCGCGCGCGCCTGCGCGAGCGGCAGATCTGCGGCCCCGGCACCCGCTCCTGCGTGGTGGAGCAGCGCGCCTCGATGGTGCGGCGCGGACAGAAGGTGGCGGTGGAGTGCAATGGCGCCGGCCTGGTGGACGCGGCGCCGCTGCTGGTCGATTGCCTGGTGCGCGGCGGGGCCAACTGA
- a CDS encoding Bug family tripartite tricarboxylate transporter substrate binding protein: MSRLLRATGAATLTVLAIAASASAQAGTWPSKPINLVVGYTAGGSVDLVARTIAPELGKRLGQSVVIENLGGAGGTIGAARVIKAEPDGYTLLMGSGSEVSIARLTNPAVRYDGEKDLAPITFVGTQPMVLVGKNGLPARNADELIALARSQSGKLSYASSGVGTPLNLAGELIKQQGKVNITHVPYKGASAMATDLLGGQIDLAVMVLSSALPHIQAGRVHAYGVTEAKRSTAAPNVPALAESQALKGVNMGVWFGLMAPAGTPRPVIDRLNGEMQAVLALPEVKKKLAEAGVEVAPRAPAQFAAFVKSETARYRTIVQAAGIHE, translated from the coding sequence ATGAGCCGACTGCTGCGCGCCACCGGCGCCGCCACCCTGACCGTCCTTGCCATTGCCGCCAGCGCCAGCGCCCAGGCCGGCACCTGGCCGTCCAAGCCGATCAACCTGGTGGTGGGCTACACCGCCGGCGGCAGCGTCGACCTGGTCGCGCGCACCATCGCGCCAGAGCTGGGCAAGCGCCTCGGCCAGAGCGTGGTGATCGAGAACCTGGGCGGCGCCGGCGGCACCATCGGCGCGGCCCGCGTGATCAAGGCCGAGCCCGACGGCTATACCCTGCTGATGGGCTCGGGCAGCGAGGTGTCGATCGCCCGCCTGACCAATCCCGCGGTGCGCTACGACGGCGAGAAGGACCTCGCGCCGATCACCTTCGTCGGCACGCAGCCGATGGTGCTGGTGGGCAAGAACGGGCTGCCGGCCAGGAATGCCGACGAGCTGATCGCGCTGGCCAGGTCCCAGTCCGGCAAGCTGTCCTATGCCTCCTCCGGCGTGGGCACGCCGCTGAACCTGGCCGGCGAACTGATCAAGCAGCAGGGCAAGGTCAACATCACGCACGTGCCGTACAAGGGCGCCTCGGCCATGGCGACCGACCTGCTCGGCGGCCAGATCGACCTGGCGGTGATGGTGCTGTCCTCGGCGCTGCCGCATATCCAGGCGGGGCGCGTCCACGCCTACGGCGTGACCGAGGCCAAGCGCTCGACGGCCGCGCCCAACGTGCCGGCACTGGCCGAGAGCCAGGCGCTCAAGGGCGTGAACATGGGCGTCTGGTTCGGCCTGATGGCGCCGGCCGGCACGCCGCGTCCGGTGATCGACCGGCTCAACGGCGAGATGCAGGCCGTGCTGGCCCTGCCCGAGGTGAAGAAGAAGCTGGCCGAAGCCGGCGTCGAAGTGGCGCCGCGCGCGCCCGCCCAGTTCGCCGCCTTCGTCAAGAGCGAGACGGCGCGCTACCGCACCATCGTGCAGGCAGCGGGGATCCACGAGTAA
- a CDS encoding M14 family metallopeptidase, with protein MSQDQVRPAFDAYPVEVEFPDIQPYAAGNTGIPFVYTFDSGVAGPHVMVNALTHGNEVCGAIAVKGLLDAGLRPRRGRLTLSFANVEAYGRFDPARPDASRFVDQDFNRVWSAAILDDAGRDSSELRRARAMRPVVDTADLLLDLHSMHEKSRPLIVSGPLDKGVALARALGTPADVIVDEGHPEGRRMRDYADFGDAASARNALLIECGQHWETAAVEVARDSTARFLLLAGVVDEADLPAGWLRPLPAAQRVVRVTEPVVATSMDFRFAGPYTGLETFAEAGTVIGWSNGEPVRTPYPNCVLVMPSLRQLRPGVTVVRLGRLEA; from the coding sequence ATGAGCCAAGACCAGGTCCGTCCCGCCTTCGATGCCTATCCCGTCGAGGTCGAGTTCCCCGATATCCAGCCCTATGCCGCGGGCAACACCGGCATCCCTTTCGTCTATACCTTCGACAGCGGCGTGGCCGGCCCGCATGTAATGGTCAACGCGCTCACGCACGGCAATGAAGTGTGCGGCGCCATCGCCGTCAAGGGCCTGCTCGATGCCGGCCTGCGCCCGCGCCGCGGCCGCCTGACGCTGTCATTCGCCAACGTCGAGGCCTACGGCCGATTCGATCCGGCCAGGCCGGATGCCTCGCGCTTCGTCGACCAGGACTTCAACCGCGTCTGGAGCGCGGCCATCCTCGATGACGCCGGCCGCGACTCGTCCGAGCTGCGCCGCGCGCGCGCCATGCGCCCGGTGGTCGACACGGCCGACCTGCTGCTGGACCTGCATTCGATGCACGAGAAGAGCCGCCCGCTGATCGTCTCGGGGCCGCTCGACAAGGGTGTGGCGCTGGCGCGCGCGCTGGGCACGCCGGCCGATGTCATCGTCGACGAGGGCCATCCCGAGGGCCGGCGCATGCGTGACTATGCCGATTTCGGCGATGCCGCCAGCGCGCGCAACGCCCTGCTGATCGAGTGCGGCCAGCACTGGGAAACGGCGGCGGTGGAGGTGGCGCGCGACAGCACGGCGCGCTTCCTGCTGCTGGCCGGCGTGGTCGACGAGGCCGACCTGCCGGCCGGCTGGCTGCGCCCGCTGCCGGCCGCGCAGCGCGTGGTGCGCGTGACCGAGCCGGTGGTTGCCACCAGCATGGATTTCCGTTTCGCCGGTCCCTACACCGGCCTGGAGACCTTCGCCGAGGCCGGGACCGTGATCGGCTGGAGCAACGGCGAACCGGTGCGCACGCCCTACCCCAACTGCGTGCTGGTGATGCCTTCGCTGCGCCAGCTGCGTCCCGGCGTGACCGTGGTGCGGCTGGGCCGGCTGGAGGCCTGA
- a CDS encoding NADP-dependent malic enzyme, with protein MSDTDRQTTFRQAALDYHQYPVPGKTTVVASKPLVTQTDLALAYSPGVAAPCEEIVADPMNAFRYTGRGNLVGVISNGTAVLGLGNIGALASKPVMEGKAVLFKKFAGIDVFDIEINETDPDKLVDIIAGLEATFGGINLEDIKAPECFYVEQKLRERMKIPVFHDDQHGTAITVSAAFINGLKVVGKDIREIKVVTSGAGAAALACLDLMVDLGLPRENIWVTDLAGVVYEGRTELMDPHKARYAQKTEARRLSEVIEGADVFLGLSAGGVLKQDMVVKMAARPLILALANPNPEILPAEVHAVRDDAVVATGRSDFPNQVNNVLCFPYIFRGALDVGATSITPEMEHAAVYAIAALAEEEQNEVVAAAYGGYGVAFGPEYLIPKPFDPRLIVRIAPAVAKAAMESGVATRPIADLDAYTEQLQQFVYRSGAFMKPLFAAAKQIVREGGRARIVFTEGEDERVLRAVQVLVDEKLARPILVGRPEVLLSRIEKYGLRLRLGQDVEVTNPEYDERFHQYWTTYWELMCRKGVTKEMARVEMRRRLTLIGAMMVHLGDADGMICGTVGAYHDHLRFIDQVIGHQPGARTYAAMNILLLDDRTLALVDTHVNDDPNAEQIAEFTVAAAQEMARMNLAPKAALLSRSNFGSGSSASGSKMQQALELIRAQAPELEVDGEMHGDCALDEALRARVLPMSSLKGAANLLVCPNVDAGNIAYNLLKTAAGNNVAVGPFLLGANAPVNILTNSATVRRIVNMAALTVIKANRGGVPAQAR; from the coding sequence ATGTCCGATACGGATCGCCAGACCACTTTCCGCCAGGCCGCGCTCGACTATCACCAGTACCCCGTGCCGGGCAAAACCACGGTGGTCGCCAGCAAGCCGCTGGTGACCCAGACCGACCTGGCCCTGGCCTATTCGCCTGGCGTGGCCGCACCCTGCGAGGAAATCGTCGCCGATCCGATGAACGCCTTCCGCTACACCGGGCGCGGCAACCTGGTGGGCGTGATCAGCAACGGCACCGCGGTGCTGGGCCTGGGCAATATCGGCGCGCTGGCCTCCAAGCCGGTGATGGAAGGCAAGGCGGTGCTGTTCAAGAAATTCGCCGGCATCGACGTCTTCGACATCGAGATCAACGAGACCGACCCGGACAAGCTGGTCGACATCATCGCCGGCCTGGAAGCCACCTTCGGCGGCATCAACCTGGAAGACATCAAGGCGCCCGAGTGCTTCTACGTCGAGCAGAAGCTGCGCGAGCGCATGAAGATCCCCGTCTTCCACGATGACCAGCACGGCACCGCCATCACCGTCTCGGCCGCCTTCATCAACGGCCTGAAGGTGGTGGGCAAGGACATCCGCGAGATCAAGGTGGTCACCTCGGGCGCGGGCGCGGCGGCGCTGGCCTGCCTGGACCTGATGGTGGACCTGGGCCTGCCGCGCGAGAACATCTGGGTGACCGACCTGGCCGGCGTGGTCTACGAGGGCCGCACCGAGCTGATGGACCCGCACAAGGCCCGCTACGCGCAGAAGACCGAGGCACGCCGGCTGTCCGAAGTGATCGAAGGCGCCGACGTCTTCCTCGGCCTGTCGGCCGGCGGCGTGCTCAAGCAGGACATGGTGGTGAAGATGGCGGCGCGCCCGCTGATCCTGGCGCTGGCCAACCCGAATCCCGAGATCCTGCCCGCCGAGGTGCACGCGGTGCGCGACGACGCGGTGGTGGCCACGGGGCGTTCGGACTTCCCCAACCAGGTCAACAACGTGCTGTGCTTCCCCTACATCTTCCGCGGCGCGCTCGACGTGGGCGCGACCAGCATCACGCCGGAGATGGAACACGCCGCGGTGTACGCCATCGCCGCGCTGGCCGAGGAAGAGCAGAACGAGGTGGTGGCCGCGGCCTACGGCGGCTACGGCGTGGCCTTCGGCCCCGAGTACCTGATCCCGAAGCCGTTCGATCCGCGCCTGATCGTGCGCATCGCGCCGGCGGTAGCCAAGGCGGCCATGGAGAGCGGCGTGGCCACGCGCCCGATCGCCGACCTGGACGCCTACACCGAGCAGCTGCAGCAGTTCGTCTACCGTTCCGGCGCCTTCATGAAGCCGCTGTTCGCCGCCGCCAAGCAGATCGTGCGCGAGGGCGGCCGCGCCCGCATCGTCTTCACCGAAGGCGAGGACGAGCGCGTGCTGCGCGCGGTGCAGGTGCTGGTGGACGAAAAGCTGGCGCGCCCCATCCTGGTGGGCCGCCCCGAGGTGCTGCTGTCGCGCATCGAGAAGTACGGCCTGCGCCTGCGCCTGGGCCAGGACGTGGAAGTCACCAACCCCGAGTACGACGAGCGCTTCCACCAGTACTGGACCACCTACTGGGAACTGATGTGCCGCAAGGGCGTGACCAAGGAGATGGCGCGCGTGGAAATGCGCCGCCGGCTGACGCTGATCGGCGCGATGATGGTGCACCTGGGCGACGCCGACGGCATGATCTGCGGCACCGTGGGCGCCTACCACGACCACCTGCGCTTCATCGACCAGGTCATCGGCCACCAGCCGGGCGCGCGCACCTACGCGGCAATGAACATCCTGCTGCTGGACGACCGCACGCTGGCGCTGGTCGACACCCACGTCAACGACGACCCGAACGCGGAGCAGATCGCCGAGTTCACGGTCGCCGCCGCGCAGGAGATGGCGCGCATGAACCTGGCGCCCAAGGCGGCGCTGCTGTCGCGCTCCAACTTCGGTTCGGGCAGCTCGGCTTCCGGCTCGAAGATGCAGCAGGCGCTGGAGCTGATCCGGGCGCAGGCGCCGGAGCTGGAAGTGGACGGCGAGATGCACGGCGACTGCGCGCTCGACGAGGCGCTGCGCGCGCGCGTGCTGCCGATGTCCTCGCTCAAGGGCGCGGCCAACCTGCTGGTCTGCCCCAACGTGGACGCCGGCAACATCGCCTACAACCTGCTGAAGACCGCCGCCGGCAACAATGTCGCCGTCGGCCCCTTCCTGCTGGGCGCCAACGCGCCGGTCAACATCCTGACCAACAGCGCCACGGTGCGCCGCATCGTCAATATGGCGGCGCTGACGGTGATCAAGGCCAACCGCGGCGGCGTGCCGGCACAGGCGCGCTGA
- a CDS encoding rubredoxin: MTVWQCRICGFVYDEAAGMPEHGIVAGTPWQAVPESWSCPECGVRKGDFEMVEM; this comes from the coding sequence ATGACGGTGTGGCAATGCAGGATCTGCGGCTTCGTCTACGACGAAGCCGCGGGGATGCCTGAGCACGGCATCGTGGCTGGGACGCCTTGGCAGGCGGTGCCGGAATCCTGGAGTTGTCCTGAGTGTGGGGTCAGGAAGGGGGATTTTGAGATGGTGGAGATGTAG